In Trichocoleus desertorum NBK24, the following are encoded in one genomic region:
- a CDS encoding DUF1565 domain-containing protein, with translation MMTYQGSRIQQPTTHKMDTTPKAIASFQIGLTALFLWVGGTAILPAGANDAQPSNHISPTAQQVAQIPAGAAVLYVNPALGTDGSGAGSSEGAPYRSITYALQQAKSNTVVQLAPGSYTKDTGEVFPLVVKPGVILRGDEANKGQTVLVIGSGPYVSPTFASQNVTIRADKNSEVRGLTVTNPSSRGTALWVESTNPTIRNNTFSNSLRDGIFVTGTGAPTIADNVFTQNKGNGISLARAAQGEIRDNLFQSTGFGIAIGGTSAPTVESNQVIQNTDGIIVSDSARPMLRKNVIESNTRDGVVAITNAQPDLGTAENPGNNTIQNNGRYDLYNATRSNTIVAVGNQINPQRISGPVDFVAANVPGNGPTTSQFPDVQGHWAQAFIGALASQNIISGFPDGTYRPSAPVTRAQFAAIINKAFNPTAQRSAMNFVDVGQSFWGYQAIQTAYRGGFLAGYPGGVFLPDQQIPRVQVLVSLANGLGYSATNTTALTRYYADAAQIPNYAIAPVTAATQRNIVINYPTLNQLNPNREATRAEVAAFVYQALVNSGRVEPITSPYVVTGSQP, from the coding sequence ATGATGACATATCAGGGTTCTCGGATTCAGCAACCCACTACTCATAAAATGGATACCACCCCCAAAGCGATCGCCTCCTTCCAGATTGGCCTTACTGCTTTATTCCTTTGGGTGGGAGGTACAGCGATCTTACCTGCCGGAGCCAACGACGCCCAACCTTCCAACCATATTTCTCCAACAGCGCAGCAAGTTGCCCAGATTCCTGCCGGAGCTGCAGTTCTCTATGTCAACCCTGCTTTAGGAACGGATGGCAGTGGTGCTGGCAGTAGTGAAGGAGCCCCGTATCGCAGTATCACTTACGCCTTACAACAAGCAAAGTCTAACACTGTAGTTCAACTGGCACCGGGCAGCTATACCAAAGATACCGGGGAAGTTTTTCCCCTCGTCGTTAAGCCAGGTGTCATCTTGCGAGGAGATGAAGCCAATAAAGGGCAAACAGTCTTGGTAATTGGCAGTGGTCCTTACGTCAGTCCTACCTTTGCTTCTCAGAACGTCACGATTCGAGCAGACAAAAACAGTGAAGTTCGGGGCCTGACAGTTACCAATCCCAGTTCTCGCGGCACTGCACTTTGGGTGGAGTCTACCAATCCGACAATTAGAAATAACACCTTCTCTAACAGCTTACGAGATGGGATTTTTGTCACAGGCACTGGGGCTCCTACCATTGCCGATAACGTCTTTACCCAAAACAAAGGGAATGGTATTTCTCTAGCTCGTGCCGCTCAAGGTGAGATTCGAGACAACTTGTTTCAAAGCACAGGCTTTGGGATTGCCATTGGCGGCACCTCTGCGCCAACTGTAGAGAGCAACCAAGTGATTCAGAACACCGATGGCATCATAGTCTCTGACTCTGCTCGTCCGATGCTGCGTAAAAACGTGATTGAGAGCAACACGAGAGATGGTGTAGTCGCAATTACCAATGCCCAACCGGATCTAGGAACAGCAGAAAATCCTGGCAATAACACCATTCAGAATAATGGTCGCTACGATCTGTATAATGCCACCCGTAGCAACACCATTGTGGCTGTCGGCAATCAAATTAACCCACAGCGCATCTCTGGGCCTGTAGATTTTGTTGCAGCCAACGTGCCAGGGAACGGACCCACGACCTCGCAGTTTCCTGATGTGCAAGGTCACTGGGCACAAGCTTTTATCGGAGCTTTAGCTTCTCAGAATATTATTAGTGGCTTCCCTGATGGCACCTATCGTCCTTCGGCTCCCGTGACCCGGGCTCAGTTCGCGGCCATTATCAACAAAGCGTTTAACCCCACCGCCCAGCGTTCTGCGATGAACTTTGTGGATGTCGGTCAAAGTTTCTGGGGCTATCAAGCGATACAAACTGCTTACCGGGGTGGGTTTCTGGCAGGATATCCAGGTGGTGTATTCTTACCGGATCAGCAAATTCCGAGAGTGCAAGTTTTGGTTTCCTTAGCCAATGGTCTGGGATACAGTGCCACGAATACCACGGCTCTGACTCGTTACTACGCAGATGCAGCGCAAATCCCTAACTACGCGATCGCCCCTGTGACAGCCGCAACTCAACGTAATATTGTCATCAACTACCCAACTCTCAATCAACTTAACCCCAATCGGGAAGCAACTCGCGCCGAAGTGGCAGCTTTTGTCTATCAAGCATTAGTCAATTCTGGAAGAGTCGAGCCTATTACTTCGCCCTATGTAGTTACTGGTTCTCAACCGTAA
- a CDS encoding DUF3493 domain-containing protein has translation MREPTSKTPTTPTKNPQKLSPEKYARLRAELKTPYKGVRQFIYITFGASGAIGAFLFLMQLLAGREVEAALPNLGVQLVVVALMVWLYRLEQRTRRKP, from the coding sequence ATGAGAGAGCCTACTTCTAAGACACCTACCACTCCAACCAAAAATCCTCAAAAACTGAGTCCAGAAAAATATGCGCGATTAAGAGCTGAACTCAAAACTCCTTATAAGGGGGTCAGGCAGTTTATCTACATCACTTTTGGAGCCTCTGGTGCGATCGGAGCCTTTCTCTTCCTAATGCAACTTCTAGCAGGGCGAGAAGTAGAAGCAGCCCTACCCAACTTAGGGGTTCAACTAGTTGTTGTGGCCCTGATGGTTTGGTTGTACCGCCTAGAGCAACGAACGAGGCGAAAACCTTAA
- a CDS encoding P-II family nitrogen regulator: MAKPAKKLVIVTEKILLKKIASIIDESGATGYTVVETGGKGSRNVRSSGQPSVSDTNANIKFEVLTPDRDMAENIADQVAIKFFLDFAGMIYICDAEVLYGHSFCGPDGC; the protein is encoded by the coding sequence ATGGCTAAGCCAGCCAAAAAGCTTGTCATCGTCACGGAAAAGATTCTGCTGAAAAAGATCGCCAGTATCATCGATGAATCCGGAGCGACTGGTTATACGGTGGTGGAAACTGGCGGTAAAGGCAGTCGCAACGTGCGCTCGTCGGGGCAACCCAGCGTTTCTGACACCAATGCGAATATAAAATTCGAGGTGCTCACCCCGGATCGGGATATGGCCGAGAATATTGCGGATCAGGTCGCAATAAAGTTTTTCCTCGATTTTGCGGGCATGATCTATATCTGTGACGCGGAGGTACTGTACGGGCACAGTTTCTGTGGACCAGACGGCTGTTGA
- a CDS encoding sodium-dependent bicarbonate transport family permease, giving the protein MDFLSLFLIDFVKQLQSPTLSFLIGGMVIAALGSELVIPEAITQIIVFMLLMKIGLTGGQAIRNSNLTEMVLPVAFAIAIGILIVFIARYTLAKLPKVKTVDAIATGGLFGAVSGSTMAAALTVLEGQNIQYEAWAGALYPFMDIPALVTAIVVANIYLNKKKRKADEHLSTAGEYTSTAGAAFSTAGASLPAGTAFSTTGDYPSPAGDYPSSRREYRNQKSSADNRVKIWPIVKESLQGPALSAMLLGLALGILAQPESVYKSFYDPLFRGLLSILMLVMGMEAWSRLGELRKVAQWYVVYSVVAPLLHGFIAFGLGMIAHYTTGFSLGGVVVLAVIAASSSDISGPPTLRAGIPSANPSAYIGASTAIGTPVAIGLCIPLFLGLAQAIGGIGGG; this is encoded by the coding sequence GTGGATTTCTTGTCCTTGTTCTTAATAGACTTCGTTAAGCAGTTGCAGTCCCCAACACTCAGCTTTCTGATTGGTGGTATGGTCATTGCCGCCCTTGGTAGCGAATTGGTAATTCCAGAGGCGATTACTCAGATCATCGTCTTCATGCTGCTCATGAAAATCGGTCTGACCGGTGGTCAGGCGATCCGCAATTCCAACCTAACGGAGATGGTGTTACCCGTAGCGTTTGCTATAGCAATAGGGATTCTTATTGTATTCATCGCGCGCTATACATTGGCCAAGCTGCCGAAGGTCAAAACCGTAGATGCGATTGCGACCGGGGGACTGTTTGGTGCTGTGAGTGGCTCTACTATGGCCGCCGCCCTGACGGTACTGGAGGGACAAAACATCCAATACGAGGCATGGGCTGGCGCACTTTATCCCTTCATGGATATCCCAGCCCTCGTAACGGCGATTGTGGTGGCTAACATTTATCTCAACAAGAAGAAGCGTAAGGCGGATGAGCATCTCAGCACCGCAGGAGAATATACCAGTACCGCAGGCGCGGCTTTCAGTACCGCAGGCGCATCTCTCCCCGCAGGCACGGCTTTCAGTACCACAGGCGATTATCCTAGTCCCGCAGGTGATTATCCCAGCAGCCGCCGAGAGTATCGCAACCAGAAGTCTTCCGCAGATAATCGGGTCAAGATATGGCCGATCGTGAAGGAAAGCCTCCAGGGACCTGCTCTATCGGCAATGTTGCTCGGTCTTGCTCTTGGCATACTCGCCCAGCCGGAAAGTGTCTATAAAAGCTTCTACGACCCTCTCTTCCGCGGCTTGCTTTCGATCTTGATGCTGGTCATGGGTATGGAGGCTTGGTCAAGACTTGGCGAACTGCGCAAGGTAGCCCAGTGGTACGTCGTGTATAGCGTAGTGGCACCGCTATTGCATGGGTTCATCGCCTTCGGTCTCGGTATGATTGCCCACTACACCACAGGATTCAGCCTTGGTGGTGTAGTGGTTCTGGCCGTCATCGCCGCCTCCAGTTCAGACATCTCAGGCCCACCCACGTTGCGAGCCGGGATTCCGTCGGCCAATCCCTCCGCCTACATCGGGGCCTCCACAGCAATCGGTACACCCGTTGCGATCGGCTTGTGTATACCGCTCTTCCTCGGGCTTGCCCAGGCGATCGGCGGCATCGGCGGCGGCTAA
- a CDS encoding leucine-rich repeat domain-containing protein: MSLYDNDIAGLSPITALTELDTLSIYNNCISDLSPLVELDNLVSFAAFNNQITKLSPSQTLISFGVLP; encoded by the coding sequence TTGTCGCTGTACGACAACGACATTGCGGGTTTGTCTCCTATCACTGCGCTCACGGAACTGGATACGCTGTCGATTTACAACAATTGCATCTCCGATCTGTCACCCCTAGTCGAGCTCGACAACCTGGTGTCATTTGCAGCGTTTAACAACCAGATCACCAAGCTTTCCCCCTCGCAGACCTTGATCAGCTTTGGTGTCTTGCCCTAG
- a CDS encoding ABC transporter permease has translation MKYWRETLAIAQRIVLELVRRQRSLICWSIFPVSILLINGLILAERTQLSNAQAFEAAAPLTLVGAALFFSCLGGSIATVVAEREQQTLKRLAISPLSGISYFLGIFLAYSLIGLGQTLLVYLVAAFAGAQFQGSLWLGGLIILLSIMTYVGGGFCLGTQFARRTEDVNALVSAFGVPLLILGGAFIPISFFPQVLLDIAQFNPIYHMNEALFGVAADGKGLEAIAPHFRVLVICAGVMVVAGWLSYQRMLQMERRL, from the coding sequence ATGAAGTATTGGCGAGAGACACTGGCAATTGCACAGCGAATTGTGCTGGAACTGGTACGGCGACAACGTAGCTTAATCTGCTGGAGTATCTTTCCAGTTTCGATTCTGTTGATCAACGGTTTAATTTTAGCGGAACGCACCCAACTCTCTAACGCTCAGGCTTTTGAAGCGGCTGCTCCTCTCACACTGGTCGGCGCTGCTTTGTTTTTTAGCTGTTTAGGCGGAAGCATTGCCACCGTTGTTGCCGAACGAGAACAACAAACCCTCAAGCGTTTGGCTATTTCTCCTCTCAGTGGCATCTCTTATTTCCTGGGCATTTTTTTGGCGTATAGCTTAATCGGCCTGGGGCAAACTCTGCTGGTCTACCTGGTGGCGGCTTTTGCAGGAGCGCAGTTTCAAGGTTCGCTGTGGTTGGGTGGGCTAATTATTCTACTTAGCATCATGACTTATGTAGGGGGCGGGTTTTGCCTTGGAACTCAGTTTGCCCGCCGGACAGAAGATGTAAATGCCTTGGTGTCTGCCTTTGGGGTACCTCTCCTGATTCTGGGCGGTGCCTTTATCCCCATCAGCTTTTTCCCCCAAGTATTGCTAGATATCGCCCAATTTAATCCGATTTACCACATGAATGAGGCGTTGTTTGGGGTGGCAGCGGATGGCAAAGGCTTAGAGGCGATCGCGCCTCACTTTCGCGTGCTGGTGATTTGTGCAGGAGTTATGGTGGTGGCAGGATGGCTCTCCTACCAACGCATGTTGCAAATGGAAAGGAGACTCTAA
- a CDS encoding ABC transporter ATP-binding protein — protein MLQIENLAKQYGQRQVLQDLSLHIRPGEIYGLLGPNGAGKTTTINILCNLLRADSGTIRISGQLVSEATKPLLGVAPQESLLYKSLTCEENLKFFAQIYGLSGKMRSQRVQHCLAAVGLADRAKSPAETLSGGMQRRLSMAIALVHQPKLVVLDEPTTGLDIEARYEIWDLIRQLQAQGITVLLTTHLLDEAERLCQRIGILKQGRLLAEGSLSELRQLIPAQEIVLVQTPEEELAIARAEQLGFTKRRYGRDLAFWLPQALELKEILAHFDGIPLDSIARQPVRLEHIYVEVTQNQKLPEVPQPNLLIQA, from the coding sequence GTGTTGCAAATTGAAAACCTCGCCAAACAATACGGTCAGCGGCAGGTGCTACAAGACTTGAGTTTGCATATCCGCCCCGGAGAAATCTACGGCTTGCTTGGTCCTAACGGTGCTGGCAAGACCACAACGATCAATATTCTTTGCAACTTGCTCCGAGCCGACAGCGGCACAATTCGCATTAGTGGTCAACTCGTTTCGGAAGCAACGAAGCCATTGCTTGGAGTGGCTCCCCAGGAAAGTTTGCTGTACAAGAGCTTGACTTGTGAGGAAAATCTCAAGTTTTTTGCTCAGATTTATGGCTTGTCAGGCAAAATGCGATCGCAGCGAGTGCAGCATTGTTTGGCCGCAGTAGGTCTGGCCGATCGCGCTAAAAGCCCTGCCGAAACCTTGAGCGGTGGGATGCAGCGGCGGTTGAGTATGGCGATCGCCTTAGTTCATCAACCGAAATTAGTCGTACTGGACGAACCCACTACCGGATTGGATATTGAAGCCCGCTACGAAATTTGGGACTTGATTCGGCAGTTACAGGCGCAAGGCATCACAGTACTACTGACCACGCATCTGCTAGATGAGGCGGAGCGGCTTTGTCAGCGCATCGGCATTCTGAAGCAAGGGCGCTTGTTGGCTGAAGGCAGCTTAAGCGAGCTAAGGCAATTGATTCCGGCGCAAGAAATTGTGTTGGTGCAAACGCCAGAAGAGGAATTGGCGATCGCACGAGCCGAACAACTCGGTTTTACTAAGCGTCGTTACGGCAGAGATCTTGCTTTCTGGTTGCCACAAGCTTTGGAACTGAAAGAAATTCTCGCCCACTTTGATGGCATTCCCCTCGACTCAATTGCCCGTCAGCCCGTGCGGTTAGAGCATATTTATGTGGAAGTGACGCAAAACCAAAAATTGCCTGAAGTGCCACAGCCAAATCTATTGATTCAAGCCTGA
- a CDS encoding ATP-binding protein — protein MNSELEPKPSQLAAQPPTLPSMVVKQGWFRRISCRLSIGQKISYGYAIALGVAVVGTTVGFVIGDRFHHAALERHNRVEEEVRLLHRLQASILQARTHQQQFIPLTEDLSSLRDEYEHFLVHADEINRLWASVETHAQQFEYHADNHQEGIPQLLKTYSGVPEAYFQRANQLLEPTNQANVSPTQLQALQQQLLSFTNSAIALQFDGISDDLVDIINVSYEEASQAKATLIAWETLRIEIIGVSILLSSLIGGLLAFYTSRAITKPIKGVTAVAQRTVETSDFDLQAPVTTEDEIGILAASFNQLTQKVKMLLEEQQIAALQQQQMQAAQLIQSEKMSSLGRMVAGVAHEINNPVNFIYGNLEYANTYVNDLLALIDTYRREVPQPPQTVQAQAEEIDLEFLQEDLPKLLQSMKMGSDRVRQIVLSLKNFSRLDEAEVHTVDLHACLDSTLLILGSRIKKGITVTRNYGTVPNIEGYSGLLYQVFMNLLSNAIDALEEQTDATSPKQLIISTEQTDSHSVIVRFQDNGPGISTETQHKIFEAFFTTKPRGVGTGLGLSISRQIVEEKHHGQLACHSEIGQGTTFEITLPIKLSHLASATTATSDRPHPAVLT, from the coding sequence ATGAACTCCGAGCTTGAACCTAAACCATCTCAGTTGGCAGCACAGCCTCCAACTTTACCGTCGATGGTAGTGAAGCAGGGATGGTTTAGAAGAATCAGCTGCCGTCTAAGCATTGGTCAGAAAATTAGCTATGGGTATGCGATCGCGTTGGGGGTGGCTGTAGTCGGCACAACCGTAGGCTTTGTCATCGGCGATCGCTTCCATCATGCTGCTTTAGAACGCCACAATCGAGTCGAAGAAGAAGTTCGGTTGCTCCACCGCTTACAAGCCAGTATCCTCCAAGCTCGGACCCACCAACAACAATTTATTCCTTTAACAGAAGATTTGTCTTCATTGCGGGATGAATATGAGCACTTTTTGGTTCATGCCGATGAAATCAATCGGCTCTGGGCTAGTGTAGAAACTCATGCTCAGCAGTTTGAATATCACGCTGATAACCACCAAGAAGGGATTCCCCAGCTATTAAAGACTTATTCCGGGGTGCCAGAGGCTTATTTTCAACGTGCCAATCAACTACTGGAACCTACAAATCAGGCCAATGTCTCACCAACACAGCTTCAAGCTTTACAGCAACAGCTTTTGAGCTTTACCAATAGTGCGATCGCCCTACAGTTTGATGGTATCTCCGACGATCTAGTTGACATCATCAACGTTTCTTACGAAGAAGCAAGTCAGGCGAAGGCGACTCTGATTGCCTGGGAAACCCTCCGCATTGAAATTATTGGTGTCAGTATTCTTCTATCCAGTTTGATTGGGGGGTTGTTGGCCTTCTATACCAGCCGTGCCATTACTAAACCTATTAAAGGGGTGACAGCGGTAGCACAGCGGACTGTTGAAACTTCTGACTTCGACCTTCAAGCGCCTGTCACCACTGAAGATGAAATTGGCATTCTCGCTGCTTCCTTCAATCAGCTCACGCAAAAAGTGAAGATGCTGTTAGAAGAACAGCAGATAGCGGCCTTGCAACAGCAGCAGATGCAAGCAGCCCAACTGATTCAAAGTGAGAAAATGTCGAGTTTGGGCCGCATGGTGGCAGGAGTTGCCCACGAAATCAACAATCCAGTTAACTTTATCTACGGCAACCTGGAGTACGCCAACACCTATGTCAATGATCTGTTGGCGCTGATCGACACCTATAGGCGTGAAGTACCGCAGCCGCCTCAAACTGTGCAAGCTCAAGCGGAGGAGATAGACTTAGAGTTTTTGCAAGAAGATCTGCCCAAGCTATTGCAATCAATGAAGATGGGGTCTGATCGGGTGCGGCAAATTGTCTTAAGCCTGAAAAACTTTTCTCGCTTAGATGAGGCCGAAGTGCATACGGTTGATTTACATGCTTGCCTCGACAGCACGCTGTTAATTCTGGGGAGCCGCATCAAAAAAGGAATTACGGTCACACGCAATTACGGAACCGTACCGAACATTGAGGGTTACAGTGGTCTCCTCTACCAAGTCTTCATGAATCTGCTGAGTAATGCGATCGATGCCTTAGAAGAGCAAACTGACGCAACCAGTCCCAAACAACTGATTATCAGCACCGAACAAACCGACTCTCATTCGGTCATCGTCCGCTTTCAAGATAATGGCCCTGGCATCAGCACTGAAACTCAGCACAAAATTTTTGAGGCGTTCTTTACCACCAAACCCCGTGGTGTCGGTACTGGACTAGGACTCTCGATCAGCCGCCAGATTGTAGAAGAAAAACATCACGGCCAGTTGGCTTGTCACTCAGAGATCGGGCAGGGAACCACCTTTGAAATTACACTGCCGATTAAGCTCAGCCATTTGGCATCTGCGACAACTGCAACTAGCGATCGCCCGCACCCAGCAGTCCTAACTTAA
- a CDS encoding ureidoglycolate lyase, whose protein sequence is MRTFISKPLPTQPITSETFQPYGQVIAASADGKLFDSEDAQLVLDRGIPRFYIMRLHSKGRKFRTITRHVQCTQCLGSLEGKEWLLAVAPPSLTSHPNLDQLAAFRIPGNCFVKLHLGTWHAGPYFDADFVDFYNLELSDTNLNDHDTCDLLEAYGVKFAIA, encoded by the coding sequence ATGCGAACATTTATCTCCAAGCCATTACCTACACAGCCGATTACATCAGAAACCTTTCAACCCTACGGCCAAGTGATTGCTGCCAGTGCCGATGGCAAGCTATTTGACTCGGAAGACGCTCAACTGGTGCTCGATCGCGGGATACCTCGCTTCTACATCATGCGGCTGCATAGTAAGGGCCGAAAGTTTCGCACAATCACTCGGCACGTGCAATGTACGCAATGCTTAGGTTCACTCGAAGGCAAGGAATGGTTGCTGGCTGTAGCGCCACCTTCACTCACGTCTCACCCTAACTTAGACCAACTTGCTGCCTTCCGAATTCCGGGCAACTGCTTTGTCAAGCTTCACCTGGGCACCTGGCACGCTGGCCCCTACTTCGACGCTGATTTTGTGGATTTCTACAACTTAGAACTCAGCGACACCAACCTTAACGACCACGACACCTGTGATTTGCTGGAGGCTTACGGGGTTAAGTTTGCGATCGCCTAG
- a CDS encoding GNAT family N-acetyltransferase, whose amino-acid sequence MTGYEIETERLHLRLLAIADLEAHHRQITANPYVMKTLPSAKPLTWERGQAVLTNFIEHWQYHGFGLWALVEKQQGELIGHCGLQWLQNTSEVELAYAIAPEYWNKGFTTEAARASVRFGFETLQLQRIVAIALTHNIASQRVMQKAGLKYEKQAHFYNLEVAYYSLNREDYQLDNSFYLLRDVG is encoded by the coding sequence ATGACGGGATACGAAATTGAAACGGAGCGGTTGCATCTCCGACTCCTCGCGATCGCTGACTTGGAAGCTCACCATCGGCAAATCACGGCCAACCCCTACGTAATGAAAACCTTGCCCTCAGCGAAACCCCTGACTTGGGAACGAGGCCAAGCTGTTTTGACCAACTTTATAGAACACTGGCAATATCATGGCTTTGGGCTGTGGGCGCTAGTGGAAAAGCAGCAAGGGGAACTGATTGGGCATTGTGGTTTGCAGTGGTTACAAAACACGTCCGAAGTAGAGTTGGCTTACGCGATCGCCCCCGAATATTGGAATAAGGGATTCACCACCGAAGCTGCTAGAGCGAGTGTGCGGTTCGGCTTTGAAACGCTGCAACTCCAACGCATTGTCGCGATCGCCCTCACCCATAACATCGCCTCGCAACGAGTGATGCAAAAAGCAGGGCTGAAGTACGAGAAACAAGCCCACTTTTACAATCTTGAGGTGGCTTACTACTCCCTCAACCGCGAAGATTACCAACTCGATAATTCGTTTTATTTACTAAGAGATGTAGGTTAG
- a CDS encoding HAD family phosphatase: protein MLAAILFDLDGTLTNTDPIHFRAWQEHLSEHGLEIDEIFYKTQISGKTNPVIIEEILPNLSVEAGQQLADAKEARFRELATQEITALAGLTQILDWAQQQQLPLAVVTNAPPENAYFMLETLNLNAHFQTVVISDEIGVGKPDPAPYNIALERLGVAPEAAIAFEDSPSGIRSAVAAGIPTVGIASTHNPQVLYDLGAMLVIPDFTDEQLWALLKSPGKVDEPKLVVN, encoded by the coding sequence ATGTTGGCAGCAATTTTATTTGACTTGGATGGTACCCTCACCAACACCGATCCCATTCACTTCCGCGCTTGGCAAGAACATCTCAGCGAACACGGCCTAGAGATTGACGAGATATTTTACAAAACCCAGATTAGCGGCAAGACCAACCCAGTAATCATCGAAGAGATTCTGCCAAATTTGTCTGTGGAGGCAGGGCAACAATTGGCTGATGCCAAAGAAGCGCGGTTCCGAGAATTAGCCACGCAGGAAATTACGGCTTTAGCGGGGCTGACTCAAATTCTAGATTGGGCACAGCAACAGCAATTACCCCTAGCAGTCGTGACGAATGCACCGCCCGAAAACGCCTACTTTATGTTGGAAACGCTGAACTTAAACGCTCATTTCCAGACAGTAGTGATCTCGGATGAAATTGGCGTAGGAAAACCCGATCCTGCCCCTTACAACATTGCCTTAGAGCGACTGGGTGTAGCTCCTGAAGCCGCGATCGCCTTTGAAGATTCTCCCTCAGGGATTCGCTCTGCGGTTGCCGCCGGAATTCCCACCGTTGGCATTGCTTCTACTCACAATCCCCAAGTGCTTTACGATTTAGGCGCGATGCTAGTCATTCCCGATTTTACTGATGAACAGCTCTGGGCCTTGCTAAAATCTCCTGGAAAAGTAGATGAGCCAAAATTAGTCGTCAATTAG
- a CDS encoding orange carotenoid protein N-terminal domain-containing protein: MSSDHESGRSQLLNEDTRKAVEAFDKFGTDEKLAYFYYVYEKMGDSITPAAPAATEPNLAPKLMGDFYELSDDEQLAIMRQIVNREDTEYSRAYGSLKENNQLMVWFAWAQAMGETVVDLPGDYNATEGINNLLSQTEHLGFEHQISFFREIAANMGYSDVQPIPTQAETGKTSSF; encoded by the coding sequence ATGTCTTCTGATCATGAAAGCGGTAGATCCCAACTTCTAAATGAAGATACTAGAAAAGCAGTTGAAGCATTTGACAAGTTTGGAACGGATGAGAAATTAGCTTATTTCTACTACGTTTACGAGAAGATGGGTGACTCCATTACCCCTGCCGCTCCTGCTGCCACCGAGCCGAATTTAGCCCCTAAATTAATGGGCGACTTCTACGAATTATCGGATGATGAACAACTGGCAATTATGCGCCAAATTGTGAATCGCGAAGATACAGAATACTCCCGTGCTTATGGCTCCTTAAAAGAAAACAATCAACTGATGGTTTGGTTCGCTTGGGCACAAGCAATGGGCGAGACAGTGGTTGATTTACCCGGAGATTACAACGCGACTGAGGGCATAAACAACCTACTTTCTCAAACCGAACACCTAGGTTTTGAGCATCAAATTTCTTTCTTCCGAGAAATTGCTGCCAACATGGGCTACAGTGACGTTCAACCTATCCCCACCCAAGCTGAAACAGGTAAAACTTCCAGTTTCTAA
- a CDS encoding ferredoxin, which yields MLVCQNKSCRRQGAPKVLAALQTQAVTEVQVEASSCLGQCGNGPMLLVLPEEVWYCRVHPEEVGAIAERHLRQGQPVKGMLYRKFHPTT from the coding sequence GTGCTCGTTTGTCAAAACAAAAGCTGTCGGAGACAGGGCGCTCCTAAAGTTTTAGCTGCATTGCAAACTCAAGCCGTGACTGAGGTGCAAGTTGAAGCTAGTAGTTGTCTCGGACAATGTGGCAACGGCCCGATGCTGCTCGTCTTGCCAGAAGAAGTTTGGTATTGCCGAGTTCACCCAGAGGAAGTGGGAGCGATCGCTGAGCGTCACCTCCGACAAGGACAACCTGTTAAAGGGATGCTCTATCGCAAATTTCACCCTACTACCTAA
- a CDS encoding cyclic nucleotide-binding domain-containing protein: MLDPVATLSIFQRQPQPQRFSTDQVIFEIGQPAELMYGILSGTVGLLINNRVIETLERGEVFGVGALIGAKTRTYTAVAETECELAFLDQKRFLFAVQETPIFALEVMKSYSERLSRLVKLL; this comes from the coding sequence ATGCTAGATCCAGTCGCAACCCTCAGCATCTTTCAAAGGCAACCACAACCTCAACGCTTCTCAACCGATCAAGTAATTTTTGAAATCGGGCAACCCGCCGAACTCATGTACGGCATTCTTTCCGGGACAGTTGGCTTACTCATCAATAACCGAGTGATAGAAACCTTAGAGCGAGGCGAAGTTTTTGGTGTAGGCGCATTGATCGGAGCCAAAACCAGAACCTATACCGCTGTAGCTGAAACCGAGTGTGAACTGGCCTTTCTAGATCAAAAAAGGTTTCTCTTCGCGGTTCAAGAAACGCCTATTTTTGCTTTGGAGGTGATGAAGAGCTATTCGGAAAGATTGAGCCGCTTGGTCAAGCTCCTTTAA